The Zobellia alginiliquefaciens genome contains a region encoding:
- a CDS encoding RNA polymerase sigma factor yields MKNTQAEITLEDLRKGSDILLKKVYESNRMKFLNYARRYNLSEEENIDVYQDAYIIFYDNVISGKLESLTSSISTYLFSIGKYLIFERMRKNKKVVSGSYDLSQVGETEVEVQTFDMEAPNLTAEQVLLKKHFSGLGAKCQQLLTLFYYRGYTIQEIMDAENYNSENVVKAAKSRCMKTLREKIQANTY; encoded by the coding sequence ATGAAAAATACACAGGCAGAAATAACGCTTGAAGATTTACGTAAAGGGTCGGATATCCTATTAAAAAAGGTTTATGAGTCCAACCGCATGAAGTTTTTAAATTATGCGAGGCGCTACAACCTTTCGGAAGAAGAAAACATAGACGTATATCAAGATGCTTATATCATTTTTTATGATAATGTTATTAGCGGAAAATTAGAAAGCTTAACCAGCAGTATTTCTACATACCTGTTTTCTATTGGTAAATATTTAATTTTTGAAAGGATGCGAAAAAATAAAAAAGTGGTGAGCGGCAGTTATGATTTATCACAGGTTGGAGAAACCGAAGTGGAAGTGCAAACTTTTGATATGGAAGCGCCTAACCTAACAGCAGAACAGGTCTTGCTAAAAAAACACTTTAGTGGATTAGGAGCCAAATGCCAACAATTGTTGACGCTTTTTTATTACAGAGGTTATACCATACAAGAAATTATGGACGCTGAAAATTATAACAGCGAGAATGTGGTAAAGGCGGCCAAATCACGTTGCATGAAAACACTTAGAGAAAAAATCCAAGCAAATACCTACTAA